The region CACCTTGACGTTGGGCTCGATCTTCCAGGTCAACGTCACCGGATGCGATGTCCACGAACGGATCGCGACGCGCGCCGGGGTTGTAGGAGAATCGGGCACCGGTAAGCGCCTGTTCTTGTTCTTTCAGGATGGTCTCGACGGCGGATTCCTTGGTCGCGGCCGCTTCGTTCGCGGGCTCCTGCGGGAACGCAGGTGCCGAGAACGCAACAACCAGAGCGAGGGCCATCACCGCCAGGAACCAGCTTGTTTGGCTGCGGCTCATTCCGATTCCTCCACGGGACGCTGTCCGTCGTACACGAAAGTCGTGGCCGTAAACGATGCCTGGATCGTCTTGCCGGGCTGGCCACGAGATGCGTTGATTCTCAGATTATCGACGTTGATGATTCGCGAGTACTTGCTGACGCGATCCAGGAACAGACCCAGATCGTGGTAGCGGGCGATGACCTGCATCTCGATCGGGAACTCCTGGTAGAACTCCACGGGACGCAAGACACCGGGATCGAACGACTTCAGATCCAGATTTGACTGGTCGCCGAGATTCTTGACCCACGCCAACAGGGTTCCGGTCTCACGACCGGTGGGCAGGATCTGCTGCACATCACCGAGTTTCATCTCGAGTTGCGCGATCTCCCGTTCGAACTCGGGGAGCCGCTGTTCGATCGCCAGCCCCTCACTGATTTCTTGGTTCTTGACGGCAAGTTCCTCTTCGAGCTTCGCGATCTCGCCTCGCATATCGCCAAGTTGTGCGTAGTACACACCTCCGACAATCGCGACGGCAAAGCCGACGAAGACGAGTACCTGTCCGTAGAAAGGCAATCGATCAAGCATCGGTGTCCTCCTCGCTCGGCTCAGCCGGTTCGTCTCTTGCAAACGCGCAGGTCAGGCTGAAGTTGACATCGGTCGCCGTTTCAAAGGTTCGACCGAGCTTGACCTCGCGGAAGAACCCGGAATT is a window of Acidobacteriota bacterium DNA encoding:
- a CDS encoding type 4a pilus biogenesis protein PilO; this translates as MLDRLPFYGQVLVFVGFAVAIVGGVYYAQLGDMRGEIAKLEEELAVKNQEISEGLAIEQRLPEFEREIAQLEMKLGDVQQILPTGRETGTLLAWVKNLGDQSNLDLKSFDPGVLRPVEFYQEFPIEMQVIARYHDLGLFLDRVSKYSRIINVDNLRINASRGQPGKTIQASFTATTFVYDGQRPVEESE